A genomic region of Papaver somniferum cultivar HN1 chromosome 7, ASM357369v1, whole genome shotgun sequence contains the following coding sequences:
- the LOC113296509 gene encoding uncharacterized protein LOC113296509: MKLLAQSVVQSNQKFDDSVQMSQHNQQNNAQAISNLETQISQLSNRLNDKEDETFPSQTTPNPKGVNQGNRSGSSNHNEHVRAVITLRSGKTLENSAEPPKDSSPAAKETEVDQTFPKDPIYPESAKSPSEEATPERVYIPPAPFPQRLAKKKPSTYAEILDIFKQVKIKLPLLDAIKHVPTIVKFLKEMCTIKRDASVHKKAFLTQQVSSIISQKYPIKFKYPGCPTVTCVIGKQTIDNALLDLGSSVNLLPFSVYEQLGLGEMKPTRITLQLAGRSVKIPREIIEDVLVQESRLVSVFREHKNAIGWTITDLKGISPADCMHHIYLEEGAKTSREMQRRLNPNMKEVVRTEVLKLLYAGIIYPIYDSKWVIPVQVVPKKSGITVVANENDELIPTRVTTGWRVCTDYRKMNSASRKDHFTLPFIDQMLERLAGHSHYCFLDGYSGYNQIPIAPEDQEKTTFTCPFDTFAYRHMPFGLCNAPATFQRCMLSIFSDMVD; encoded by the exons ATGAAACTTTTAGCTCAAAGTGTTGTCCAAAGTAACCAAAAGTTTGATGACTCTGTCCAAATGAGTCAGCACAACCAACAGAATAATGCCCAAGCTATTAGCAACTTAGAAACTCAAATAAGTCAACTTTCAAACAGGTTAAATGATAAGGAGGATGAGACATTTCCAAGCCAAACGACTCCAAATCCGAAAGGAGTCAACCAGGGTAATAGGTCAGGTAGTTCTAACCACAACGAACATGTCAGAGCAGTtatcacccttaggagtggtaaaacattAGAGAACTCGGCAGAACCACCTAAGGATAGTAGTCCAGCTGCAAAAGAGACTGAGGTTGACCAAACTTTTCCTAAAGACCCTATTTATCCTGAGAGTGCTAAGAGTCCAAGTGAGGAAGCTACCCCTGAGCGAGTGTACATACCACCTGCACCATTTCCTCAGAGACTCGCTAAGAAAAAGCCAAGTACATATGCTGAAATCCTAGACATCTTTAAGCAAGTTAAGATCAAACTGCCATTGTTAGATGCAATAAAACATGTACCGACTATTGTCAAGTTCCTAAAAGAGATGTGTACTATCAAGAGAGACGCTAGTGTCCATAAGAAGGCCTTCTTGACCCAACAAGTTAGTTCCATAATCTCACAAAAGTACCCAATAAAATTTAAATATCCTGGTTGTCCTACTGTCACATGTGTCATAGGTAAACAAACGATAGACAATGCTCTATTAGATCTTGGGTCTAGTGTGAACCTTTTACCTTTCTCGGTATATGAACAACTTGGACTAGGGGAGATGAAACCAACTAGGATAACACTACAGTTAGCCGGTAGGTCAGTCAAAATCCCACGTGAaattattgaagatgttttggtTCAG GAAAGCAGACTAGTTAGTGTTTTCCGAGAGCACAAGAATGCaatagggtggaccataacagactTGAAAGGAATTAGTCCTGCAGATTGTATGCACCACATCTACCTAGAAGAAGGTGCCAAAACCTCAAGAGAAATGCAGAGACGTTTAAATCCTAATATGAAGGAAGTTGTCCGCACTGAGGTTCTCAAGTTATTATatgcaggtatcatatacccCATATATGATAGTAAATGGGTCATCCCTGTCCAGGTTGTCCCAAAGAAGTCCGGGATTACGGTAGTTGCGAATGAGAATGATGAATTGATACCTACACGTGTTACCACCGGGTGGAGAGTATGTACAGACTACCGTAAGATGAACTCAGCCTCTAGGAAAGACCACTTTACTCTACCATTCATCGACCAAATGTTAGAAAGATTAGCTGGCCACAGCCATTATTGTTTCCTAGATGGATACtctggttataaccaaatccctatagcaccggaggaccaagagaaaacaaCCTTCACATGTCCATTTGATACTTTTGCTTACAGG